The following coding sequences are from one Nicotiana tomentosiformis chromosome 3, ASM39032v3, whole genome shotgun sequence window:
- the LOC104106913 gene encoding uncharacterized protein: MAKFNEVQKKRRAVIAESKRAKHGDPNTRKLKQKAQPLSISGKRKRKLFKKWRRDQKEAIEKGVITMQDVEMAVADAADGKTQDANKTPVKFPMKRSSKLKLKQLKKKGKGKMKSDKQATEASVDAMVE; the protein is encoded by the exons ATGGCGAAATTTAACGAGGTGCAGAAGAAGAGGAGAGCAGTAATCGCAGAGAGTAAGAGAGCAAAACATGGGGACCCAAATACCCGTAAGCTTAAGCAGAAGGCCCAACCTCTTTCTATCTCCGGCAAGCGTAAACGCAAGCTGTTCAAGAAATGGCGCAGG GATCAAAAGGAGGCTATTGAAAAGGGGGTGATTACAATGCAGGATGTGGAGATGGCAGTAGCTGATGCTGCTGATG GGAAAACTCAAGATGCCAATAAAACTCCTGTTAAATTTCCCATGAAGAGGAGCTCAAAACTTAAATTGAAGCAATtgaagaagaaag GAAAGGGAAAAATGAAATCTGATAAGCAAGCTACAGAAGCTTCGGTAGATGCAATGGTGGAGTAA
- the LOC138908203 gene encoding uncharacterized protein: protein MSTVEEAPPAVKKLLEAWLTNTLTGILDKPAQEAVRENSRTCITPATGEQHGPPPLVICITHNINNAGTDTLMNILRKMEEMENENKMLRDQMREHQARVDKIPGAPKLLPKRDAGRFVEQPYSDEAAPHAIPKTFKKPPYLKIYDGTIDLEDDVTYYVTVEKGNNLAKEQVSSILLKRFGETLSGGALTWYSHLSACSIETFEEMADKFVTTHVGAKKAEARVNDISAIKQSLGEGLMDFLTRFNKVRMTLPNVSEGMVVTAFQNRLNMNGSRATRKLLSRLMKYSRTTWDEIHNAYCVEVYADEDDLNGPTYQLTSVQAETRKDQRNYARRDLAALRSNRERHQPYVRSAIMPPSRHKEGPSRPRTGTHQNERGMPHLLSAHNFCVSLSEIVYALEKLEPKVKWPQKMRSDPSTRKSNALCEFHQERGHKIEDCIALRQEDVNMLHQGHLKELLSDRGRTNFARRREQYQGPPKPPSPTRTIQMIIGGGDDVPINSVNFTTTHKLKRSITHEWYDELEESIIFDKSDTYSLVFPHYDALVITLRILDTDARRIMVDDGSGACIVHAQVLAQMKLEDKIVSHSITLTGFNNAVERTSGEITLGITLETTLHIMDHDTRTMP from the coding sequence ATGTCCACGGTGGAAGAGGCGCCACCAGCAGTGAAGAAGCTACTTGAGGCTTGGCTGACAAATACGCTGACCGGAATCCTCGACAAGCCCGCTCAGGAGGCAGTTAGAGAAAATTCAAGGACTTGTATTACACCAGCAACGGGCGAGCAGCACGGTCCTCCCCCTCTAGTAATATGTATCACTCACAATATTAATAATGCAGGTACCGACACCCTCATGAACATTCTgaggaaaatggaagaaatggaaaatgaaaacaaaatgcttcgggatcaaatgagagaacaccaagcAAGAGTCGACAAAATACCGGGTGCCCCAAAACTCTTGCCAAAAAGAGACGCTGGTCGGTTCGTCGAGCAACCCTACAGTGATGAAgccgccccacatgccatacccaaGACCTTCAAGAAGCCGCCTTATCTGAAAATTTATGACGGTACGATCGACCTCGAAGATGATGTGACTTACTATGTTACTGTGGAAAAGGGCAACAATCTCGCCAAAGAGCAAGTCTCCTCCATCTTGTTGAAAAGGTTCGGCGAGACCCTTAGCGGAGGAGCATTAACTTGGTATTCACATCTGTCCGCGTGCTCCATTGAAACATTTGAAGAgatggccgacaagttcgtaacgACCCATGTTGGGGCTAAAAAGGCAGAGGCAAGAGTGAACGATATATCTGCCATCAAACAATCACTCGGAGAGGGATTGATGGACTTTCTCACTCGATTCAATAAAGTAAGGATGACCTTACCAAATGTATCGGAAGGAATGGTTGTAACAGCTTTCCAGAATAGACTGAACATGAATGGATCAAGGGCGACCAGAAAAttattaagtcggcttatgaaaTATTCTCgaaccacttgggatgaaatacacaatGCCTACTGTGTCGAGGTCTATGCAGACGAAGACGACCTGAATGGGCCAACCTATCAATTGACCTCGGTACAAGCCGAAACCAGGAAGGATCAAAGAAATTATGCCAGGAGAGATCTTGCAGCTCTACGATCCAACCGAGAAAGGCATCAGCCATATGTCAGAAGCGCCATCATGCCCCCCTCTCGCCACAAAGAGGGCCCATCTAGGCCAAGGACAGGGACTCACCAGaatgagagaggtatgccccatttactatccgctcacaatttttgtgtgtcactcTCAGAAATAGTCTATGCATTAGAGAAGCTCGAACCAAAAgtaaagtggccacaaaagatgaggtcagatcCAAGCACTAGAAAGTCAAacgccctctgcgagttccaccaAGAGCGAGGTCACAAAATCGAGGACTGCATCGCCCTAAGGCAGGAGGACGTCAACATGCTTCAtcaaggacacctcaaagaattgttgAGCGACCGAGGGAGGACCAACTTTGCCCGAAGACGTGAACAATACCAGGGACCGCCGAAACCACCCTCACCGACTCGCACCATTCAAATGATCATCGGGGGTGGCGACGATGTGCCGATCAACAGCGTAAACttcaccacaacccacaagctcaaacggtcaATCACTcatgaatggtatgatgaactcgaagaaagtatcatcttcgataagtcagatacctacagtttggttttccctcactatgatgcccttgttatcactttacgaaTATTAGATACAGACGCAAGACGCATTATGGTGGACGATGGGAGCGGCGCTTGCATTGTCCACGCTcaagtacttgcacaaatgaaactcgaggataagatagtgtcgcaCTCCATCACGCTAacaggttttaacaatgcagttgaacgaacGTCCGGGGAAATCACACTCGGCATCACTCTGGAAACCACACTCCACATCATGGACCACGATACGCGTACAATGCCATAA